The following proteins are encoded in a genomic region of Streptococcus gwangjuense:
- a CDS encoding ABC transporter ATP-binding protein yields MRRQTANQTLKRLAKDLASHPFLLFLAFLGIIAQVGLSIYLPILIGQVIDQVLVTGSSSVFWHIFIQMILVVIGNTLVQWVNPLLYNRLIFSYTRNLRERIIHKLHRLPISFVDRQGSGEMVSRVTTDIEQLAAGLTMIFNQFFIGVLMILVSILAMLQIHLLMTLLVLLLTPLSMVISRFIAKRSYHLFQKQTETRGIQTQLIEESLSQQTIIQSFNAQAEFIQRLREANDNYAGYSQSAIFYSSTVNPSTRFVNALIYALLAGVGAYRIMMGSTLTIGRLVTFLNYVQQYTKPFNDISSVLAELQSALACAERVYAVLESPEVAETGKEVLTSDQVKGAISFKQVSFGYNPEKILIKDLSIDIPAGNKVAIVGPTGAGKSTLINLLMRFYPVNSGDILLDGRSIYDYSRASLRQQFGMVLQETWLKQGTIHDNIAFGNPDASREQVIAAAKAANADFFIQQLPQGYDTKLENAGESLSVGQAQLLTIARVFLAIPKILILDEATSSIDTRTEVLVQDAFAKLMKGRTSFIIAHRLSTIQDADLILVLVDGDIVEHGNHQELMARKGKYYQMQQAAAFSSD; encoded by the coding sequence ATGAGACGACAAACTGCAAACCAGACGCTCAAACGTTTGGCCAAAGATTTAGCAAGCCATCCTTTCCTCCTTTTCTTAGCCTTTCTAGGAATTATTGCTCAGGTTGGTTTATCAATCTACCTACCTATCTTGATTGGGCAGGTCATCGACCAAGTCCTAGTGACTGGTTCATCATCAGTTTTTTGGCACATTTTCATTCAGATGATTTTGGTGGTCATAGGAAATACTCTCGTTCAATGGGTCAATCCTCTCCTCTATAATCGCCTAATCTTCTCTTATACTAGAAACTTGCGAGAGCGAATCATCCATAAGCTCCATCGTTTACCGATTTCTTTTGTAGACCGGCAAGGCAGTGGAGAAATGGTCAGTCGTGTAACCACGGATATAGAACAGTTGGCAGCTGGCTTGACCATGATTTTTAACCAATTTTTCATTGGCGTCTTGATGATTTTGGTTAGTATTCTAGCCATGCTCCAAATTCATCTCCTCATGACCCTCTTAGTTTTGCTGTTGACGCCACTATCTATGGTAATCTCACGCTTTATTGCTAAACGCTCCTATCATCTATTTCAGAAGCAAACAGAGACAAGGGGAATTCAGACTCAGTTAATTGAAGAATCGCTGAGCCAGCAGACCATTATCCAGTCTTTTAATGCTCAGGCAGAATTTATCCAAAGGCTGCGTGAGGCTAATGACAACTACGCAGGCTATTCTCAGTCAGCTATCTTTTATTCTTCAACGGTCAATCCTTCGACTCGTTTCGTCAATGCACTGATTTATGCCCTTCTAGCTGGAGTGGGAGCTTATCGTATCATGATGGGGTCCACCTTGACCATCGGGCGTTTAGTGACCTTTTTGAACTATGTCCAGCAATACACCAAACCCTTTAACGATATTTCTTCAGTGCTAGCTGAGTTGCAAAGTGCTCTCGCTTGCGCAGAGCGTGTTTATGCTGTCTTAGAAAGTCCTGAGGTGGCTGAAACAGGTAAGGAAGTCTTGACCAGTGACCAGGTTAAGGGAGCAATTTCCTTTAAACAGGTCTCTTTTGGCTACAATCCTGAAAAGATCTTGATTAAGGATTTATCTATTGACATCCCAGCTGGCAACAAGGTAGCTATTGTTGGCCCGACAGGTGCCGGAAAATCAACCCTTATCAATCTCCTTATGCGTTTTTATCCCGTTAACTCGGGAGATATCTTGCTGGATGGGAGATCCATTTATGACTATAGTCGTGCTTCTCTTCGACAGCAGTTTGGCATGGTGCTCCAAGAAACCTGGCTCAAGCAAGGGACCATTCATGACAATATTGCCTTTGGGAATCCTGATGCCAGTCGGGAGCAGGTGATTGCTGCTGCCAAAGCAGCCAATGCCGATTTCTTCATCCAACAGTTGCCGCAGGGTTACGATACCAAACTGGAAAATGCAGGTGAATCTCTCTCTGTCGGTCAGGCTCAACTTTTGACCATTGCGCGTGTCTTTCTGGCTATTCCAAAGATTCTTATCTTAGACGAGGCGACTTCTTCTATCGATACACGGACAGAAGTATTGGTTCAGGATGCCTTTGCCAAGCTCATGAAGGGACGTACAAGTTTTATCATCGCCCACCGCTTGTCAACCATTCAAGATGCGGATTTGATTCTTGTCTTGGTTGATGGTGATATTGTTGAGCATGGTAATCATCAGGAACTAATGGCTAGAAAGGGCAAGTATTACCAAATGCAGCAAGCTGCAGCTTTTAGCTCTGACTAA
- a CDS encoding SPFH domain-containing protein: protein MALNLFDVIRYEGEDTRNILAWRHPKTNIKIGATVIVNPGQCAVLFSNGRAVTTYDAGKHKIEGYDIQVVSGIKNFLSGGISSDSLFLWFVNMYDLQPIGWGTSSPIMVRDPESDIPVELKIHGNFIPRIVDLEAFILEFMPSHPDIITAPILQKRFRQTFSGLISSAISQVIYNHKIPILDIEMHSFDMSVALSAILSSHFSKYGISIEEFNIEALKVNQNSNGYREIFKFHKQILEAKSKQAGRDIEEYTYQEERQFDLLEEAAKNNDSAGNLMGAGVEIAMGLSLGAKFSNLVDQIEDRNSFDKDVNQHQTDLKGETGLAKFCSQCGTAFLEGANFCSNCGHER from the coding sequence ATGGCATTAAATTTGTTTGATGTTATTCGTTATGAAGGTGAAGATACAAGGAATATACTTGCTTGGAGACATCCTAAAACGAATATCAAGATAGGAGCAACTGTAATTGTAAACCCTGGTCAGTGTGCTGTATTGTTTTCAAATGGAAGAGCAGTAACTACTTATGATGCTGGTAAACATAAGATTGAAGGATATGATATTCAAGTAGTTTCAGGAATAAAAAACTTTCTAAGTGGAGGTATTTCGTCTGACTCATTGTTTTTGTGGTTTGTGAATATGTATGATTTACAACCGATTGGATGGGGAACTTCTTCTCCTATAATGGTTCGAGATCCAGAAAGTGATATTCCTGTAGAATTGAAAATACATGGGAATTTCATTCCTCGAATTGTAGACTTAGAAGCTTTTATATTAGAATTTATGCCAAGTCACCCCGATATTATAACAGCTCCTATTTTACAAAAACGGTTTAGACAAACTTTTAGTGGGTTGATTAGTTCAGCTATTTCACAAGTAATATACAACCATAAGATTCCAATTCTTGATATTGAGATGCACAGTTTTGATATGTCTGTTGCTTTGTCAGCTATTTTATCCAGCCATTTTTCTAAATATGGAATTAGTATTGAGGAATTTAACATTGAGGCTTTAAAGGTAAATCAGAATAGCAATGGATATAGAGAAATCTTTAAATTCCACAAGCAAATTTTGGAAGCCAAAAGCAAGCAGGCTGGTCGAGATATTGAAGAGTATACTTATCAAGAAGAGAGACAATTTGATCTTTTAGAAGAGGCAGCAAAAAATAATGATTCTGCAGGAAATCTAATGGGAGCAGGCGTGGAAATAGCTATGGGACTTTCCTTGGGAGCTAAATTTAGCAACTTGGTGGATCAGATTGAAGATAGGAATTCATTTGACAAAGATGTGAATCAGCATCAAACTGACCTCAAAGGAGAAACAGGCTTAGCTAAGTTTTGTAGCCAATGCGGGACTGCTTTTTTGGAAGGAGCAAACTTCTGTTCTAATTGCGGGCACGAAAGATAG
- the thrB gene encoding homoserine kinase → MKIIVPATSANIGPGFDSVGVAVTKYLQIEVCEERDEWLIEHQIGKWIPHDERNLLLKIALQIVPDLQPKRLKMTSDVPLARGLGSSSSVIVAGIELANQLANLNLTDHEKLQLATKIEGHPDNVAPAIYGNLVIASSVEGQVSAIVADFPECDFLAYIPNYELRTRDSRGVLPKKLSYKEAVAASSIANVAVAALLAGDMATAGQAIEGDLFHERYRQDLVREFATIKQVAKENGAYATYLSGAGPTVMVLASHDKMPTIKAELEKQPFKGKLHDLKVDTQGVRVEAK, encoded by the coding sequence ATGAAGATTATTGTACCTGCAACCAGTGCCAATATCGGGCCAGGTTTTGACTCGGTCGGTGTAGCTGTAACCAAGTATCTTCAAATTGAGGTATGTGAAGAACGTGATGAGTGGTTGATTGAACACCAGATTGGCAAATGGATTCCTCATGACGAGCGTAATCTCTTGCTCAAAATCGCTTTGCAAATTGTACCGGACCTGCAACCAAAACGTTTGAAAATGACCAGTGATGTTCCCTTGGCGCGTGGTTTGGGTTCTTCCAGTTCAGTTATTGTAGCTGGGATTGAATTAGCTAACCAACTTGCAAATCTTAATTTAACTGATCACGAAAAACTGCAGTTAGCAACTAAGATTGAGGGACATCCTGACAATGTGGCACCCGCCATCTATGGTAATCTCGTTATTGCAAGTTCCGTTGAAGGGCAAGTTTCAGCTATTGTAGCAGACTTCCCAGAGTGTGATTTCCTAGCCTACATTCCAAACTATGAATTGCGTACTCGAGACAGCCGTGGTGTCTTGCCTAAGAAATTGTCCTATAAGGAAGCTGTTGCAGCTAGTTCTATCGCCAATGTGGCGGTTGCGGCCTTGTTGGCAGGAGACATGGCGACTGCTGGGCAAGCAATCGAGGGAGACCTCTTCCACGAGCGCTATCGTCAGGACTTGGTGAGAGAATTTGCGACGATTAAGCAAGTAGCCAAAGAAAATGGTGCCTATGCAACCTACCTTTCTGGTGCTGGGCCGACAGTTATGGTTTTGGCTTCTCATGACAAGATGCCAACGATTAAGGCTGAATTGGAAAAGCAACCCTTCAAAGGAAAACTGCATGACTTGAAGGTTGATACCCAAGGTGTTCGTGTCGAAGCAAAATAA
- the rplJ gene encoding 50S ribosomal protein L10: MSEAIIAKKAELVDVVAEKMKAAASIVVVDARGLTVEQDTVLRRELRGSEVEYKVIKNSILRRAAEKAGLEELASVFVGPSAVAFSNEDVIAPAKILNDFSKNAEALEIKGGAIEGAVASKEEILALATLPNREGLLSMLLSVLQAPVRNVALAVKAVADNKEDAA; the protein is encoded by the coding sequence ATGAGTGAAGCAATTATTGCTAAAAAAGCGGAACTAGTTGATGTAGTAGCTGAAAAAATGAAAGCTGCTGCATCTATCGTCGTTGTAGACGCTCGTGGTTTGACAGTTGAGCAAGATACAGTTCTTCGTCGTGAGCTTCGTGGAAGTGAAGTTGAGTATAAAGTGATTAAAAACTCAATCTTGCGTCGTGCAGCTGAAAAAGCTGGTCTTGAAGAACTTGCATCAGTATTTGTTGGACCATCTGCAGTAGCATTTTCTAACGAAGATGTTATCGCACCAGCGAAAATCTTGAACGACTTTTCTAAAAACGCTGAAGCACTTGAAATCAAAGGTGGTGCAATCGAAGGCGCTGTCGCATCTAAAGAAGAGATTCTTGCTCTTGCAACTCTTCCAAACCGCGAAGGACTTCTTTCTATGCTCCTTTCTGTACTTCAAGCGCCAGTGCGCAACGTTGCTCTTGCAGTCAAAGCGGTTGCAGACAACAAAGAAGACGCAGCTTAA
- a CDS encoding ABC transporter ATP-binding protein gives MKHLLSYFKPYIKESILAPLFKLLEAVFELLVPMVIAGIVDQSLPQKNQGHLWMQIGLLLIFAVIGVVVALIAQFYSAKAAVGFAKELTNDLYRHILSLPKDSRDRLTTSSLVTRLTSDTYQIQTGINQFLRLFLRAPIIVFGAIFMAYRISAELTLWFLVMVVILTIVIVGLSRLVNPLYSSLRKKTDQLVQETRQQIQGMRVIRAFGQEKRELQIFQTLNQVYARLQEKTGFWSSLLTPLTYLIVNGTLLVIIWQGYVSIQGGLLSQGALIALINYLLQILVELVKLAMLINSLNQSYISAKRIEEVFAEAPEDIHSKLEQKQATSDQVLQVQELTFTYPDASQPSLRDISFDMKQGQILGIIGGTGSGKSSLVQVLLGLYPVDKGSIDLYRDGSSPRNLKQWRSWIAYVPQKVELFKGTIRSNLTLGLDQEVTDQELWQALEIAQAKDFVSEKEGFLDALVEAGGRNFSGGQKQRLSIARAVLRQAPFLILDDATSALDTITESKLLKAIRKNLPNTSLILISQRTSTLQMSDQILLLEKGELLAIGKHEDLMKSSQVYREINASQHGKED, from the coding sequence ATGAAACACCTATTATCTTACTTTAAACCCTACATCAAGGAATCAATTTTAGCACCCTTGTTCAAGTTACTAGAAGCTGTGTTTGAGCTCTTGGTTCCCATGGTGATTGCTGGGATTGTTGACCAATCCTTGCCCCAGAAAAATCAAGGTCATCTCTGGATGCAGATTGGTTTGCTCCTTATCTTTGCAGTAATTGGTGTTGTAGTGGCCTTAATAGCCCAGTTCTACTCAGCTAAGGCTGCGGTGGGTTTTGCCAAGGAATTGACAAACGACCTCTATCGTCATATTCTTTCCTTGCCAAAGGACAGCAGAGACCGTTTGACAACTTCTAGCTTGGTGACTCGCTTGACTTCGGACACCTACCAGATTCAGACTGGGATTAATCAATTCCTGCGTCTCTTTTTGCGAGCGCCTATTATCGTTTTTGGTGCCATTTTTATGGCTTATCGAATCTCAGCTGAGCTGACTCTCTGGTTTTTGGTCATGGTTGTGATTCTGACAATCGTTATTGTAGGCCTTTCTCGGTTAGTCAATCCTCTCTACAGCAGCCTGAGAAAGAAAACGGATCAACTAGTTCAGGAAACACGCCAGCAAATACAAGGGATGCGGGTTATTCGTGCTTTTGGTCAAGAAAAACGAGAGTTACAAATTTTTCAAACCCTTAACCAAGTCTATGCTAGATTACAAGAAAAGACAGGTTTCTGGTCTAGTTTATTAACACCTCTAACCTATCTGATTGTTAATGGAACCCTCCTAGTCATTATCTGGCAGGGATATGTTTCTATTCAAGGAGGATTGCTCAGTCAAGGGGCCCTCATTGCCCTTATCAACTATCTCCTACAGATTTTGGTGGAATTGGTCAAATTAGCTATGCTAATCAATTCTCTCAACCAGTCCTATATCTCTGCTAAGCGAATCGAGGAAGTCTTTGCTGAGGCTCCAGAGGATATCCATTCAAAATTAGAACAAAAGCAAGCTACCAGTGATCAGGTTTTACAAGTTCAAGAACTGACCTTTACCTATCCTGATGCGTCCCAGCCTTCTCTGAGAGACATTTCCTTTGATATGAAGCAAGGGCAAATCCTTGGTATTATTGGGGGAACGGGTTCTGGTAAATCAAGCTTGGTGCAAGTCTTACTTGGTCTTTATCCAGTAGACAAGGGGAGCATTGACCTCTATCGAGATGGGTCTAGTCCTCGTAATTTAAAGCAGTGGCGGTCCTGGATTGCCTATGTGCCCCAAAAAGTCGAACTTTTTAAGGGAACTATTCGTTCCAACCTGACTCTAGGTTTAGATCAAGAAGTAACTGATCAAGAACTCTGGCAGGCCTTGGAAATTGCGCAAGCAAAGGATTTTGTCAGTGAAAAGGAAGGGTTCTTGGATGCCCTAGTTGAGGCAGGAGGGAGAAATTTCTCAGGAGGACAAAAACAAAGACTGTCGATCGCTCGAGCAGTCTTGCGCCAAGCCCCTTTTCTCATCCTAGATGATGCTACCTCCGCGTTGGATACCATTACGGAGTCCAAGCTCTTGAAAGCTATCCGAAAGAACTTACCAAATACAAGCTTAATCTTGATTTCTCAACGAACCTCGACTTTACAGATGTCTGACCAGATTCTCCTCTTGGAAAAAGGTGAGCTTTTAGCTATCGGCAAACACGAGGACTTGATGAAATCCAGTCAAGTCTATCGTGAAATCAATGCATCTCAACATGGAAAGGAGGACTAG
- a CDS encoding TRZ/ATZ family protein codes for MKVFQHVNIVTCDKDFHVYLNGILAVKDSQIVYVGQEKSEILEQAEQIIDYQGAWIMPGLVNCHTHSAMTGLRGIRDDSNLHEWLNDYIWPAEAGFTPDMTTKAVKEALTEMLQSGTTTFNDMYNPNGVDIERIYQAVKASKMRCYFSPTLFSSEGETTTETIARTRAIIEEILGYKNPNFKVMVAPHSPYSCSRDLLEESLDMAKELNIPIHIHVVETKEESGIILKRYGKRPLAFLEELGYLEHPSVFAHGVELNEREIERLATSQVAIAHNPISNLKLASGIAPIIQLQKAGVAVGIATDSVASNNNLDMFEEGRTAALLQKMKSGDASQFPIETALKSLTIEGAKVLGMEHQVGSLEVGKQADFLVIQPQGKIHLQPQENMLSHLVYAVKSSDVDDVYIAGEQVVKQGQVLTVEL; via the coding sequence ATGAAAGTCTTTCAGCATGTAAATATCGTGACTTGTGACAAAGATTTCCATGTTTATCTAAATGGAATCTTAGCTGTTAAGGATTCTCAAATCGTCTATGTTGGTCAAGAGAAGTCAGAGATTTTAGAGCAAGCTGAGCAGATTATAGACTATCAGGGAGCCTGGATCATGCCTGGTTTGGTCAATTGCCATACCCATTCTGCTATGACAGGCTTGAGAGGGATTCGAGATGATAGCAATCTCCATGAATGGCTCAATGACTATATCTGGCCTGCAGAAGCAGGATTTACTCCCGACATGACTACCAAGGCGGTCAAAGAAGCTCTGACAGAGATGCTCCAGTCAGGAACAACAACCTTTAATGATATGTATAATCCCAATGGTGTGGATATTGAGCGGATTTATCAGGCAGTGAAAGCTTCCAAGATGCGTTGTTATTTCTCACCGACCCTCTTTTCTTCAGAGGGTGAAACAACTACTGAGACCATTGCTAGAACACGAGCCATCATCGAGGAAATCTTAGGATATAAAAATCCAAATTTCAAGGTCATGGTAGCTCCACATTCTCCTTATAGCTGTAGTAGAGACTTGCTGGAAGAAAGCTTGGATATGGCAAAAGAGTTGAATATTCCTATCCATATCCATGTGGTGGAGACCAAGGAGGAGTCGGGAATTATCCTGAAACGATACGGCAAACGCCCCCTCGCTTTTCTAGAAGAACTGGGTTACTTAGAGCATCCGTCTGTATTTGCTCACGGGGTCGAATTAAACGAGAGAGAAATTGAACGCTTGGCAACTTCTCAAGTGGCTATTGCCCACAATCCTATCAGTAACCTCAAACTGGCATCAGGAATTGCTCCAATTATCCAGCTCCAAAAAGCGGGAGTGGCTGTGGGAATTGCGACAGATTCAGTTGCTTCCAACAACAACCTTGATATGTTTGAGGAAGGACGGACAGCCGCTCTCCTACAGAAAATGAAAAGTGGGGATGCCAGCCAATTTCCTATCGAAACAGCTCTCAAGTCACTGACAATCGAAGGGGCTAAGGTTCTAGGAATGGAACATCAGGTAGGAAGTTTGGAAGTCGGCAAGCAGGCAGATTTTCTCGTTATTCAACCACAAGGGAAAATCCATCTTCAACCCCAAGAAAATATGCTCTCTCACCTAGTCTATGCTGTTAAATCCAGTGATGTTGATGATGTTTATATCGCTGGAGAACAGGTTGTTAAGCAAGGTCAAGTCCTGACAGTAGAACTTTAG
- the gdhA gene encoding NADP-specific glutamate dehydrogenase yields the protein MTSAKEYIQSVFETVKARNGHEAEFLQAVEEFFNTLEPVFEKHPEYIEENILARITEPERVISFRVPWVDRDGKVQVNRGYRVQFNSAVGPYKGGLRFHPTVNQGILKFLGFEQIFKNVLTGLPIGGGKGGSDFDPKGKTDAEVMRFCQSFMTELQKHIGPSLDVPAGDIGVGGREIGYLYGQYKRLNQFDAGVLTGKPLGFGGSLIRPEATGYGLVYYTEEMLKANGNSFAGKKVVISGSGNVAQYALQKATELGATVISVSDSNGYVIDENGIDFDLLVDVKEKRRARLTEYAAEKATATYHEGSVWTYAGNYDIALPCATQNEINGEAAKRLVAQGVICVSEGANMPSDLDAIKVYKENGIFYGPAKAANAGGVAVSALEMSQNSLRLSWTREEVDGRLKDIMTNIFNTAKTTSETYGLDKDYLAGANIAAFENVANAMIAQGIV from the coding sequence ATGACATCTGCTAAAGAATATATCCAAAGCGTGTTTGAAACTGTAAAAGCTCGTAACGGGCACGAGGCTGAATTCCTCCAAGCTGTTGAAGAATTTTTCAACACTTTGGAACCTGTATTTGAAAAACACCCTGAGTATATCGAAGAAAATATCTTGGCACGTATTACTGAACCTGAGCGAGTGATTTCTTTCCGTGTTCCTTGGGTTGACCGTGATGGAAAAGTTCAAGTAAACCGCGGCTACCGTGTTCAATTCAACTCAGCTGTTGGACCATATAAAGGCGGACTTCGTTTCCACCCAACTGTAAACCAAGGGATTTTGAAATTCCTCGGATTTGAACAAATCTTTAAAAACGTCTTGACTGGACTTCCTATCGGTGGAGGTAAAGGTGGATCAGACTTCGATCCTAAAGGTAAAACAGATGCTGAAGTGATGCGCTTCTGCCAAAGCTTCATGACTGAATTGCAAAAACACATCGGACCATCACTTGACGTACCTGCTGGTGATATCGGTGTTGGTGGACGTGAGATTGGTTACCTTTATGGTCAATACAAACGCCTTAACCAATTTGATGCTGGTGTCTTGACTGGTAAACCTCTTGGATTTGGTGGTAGCTTGATTCGTCCAGAAGCAACTGGTTACGGTTTGGTTTACTACACTGAAGAAATGCTCAAAGCTAACGGTAACAGCTTTGCTGGTAAGAAAGTTGTTATTTCAGGTTCTGGTAACGTAGCTCAGTACGCTCTTCAAAAAGCAACTGAACTTGGTGCAACTGTTATCTCTGTATCTGACTCAAATGGTTATGTCATCGATGAAAATGGTATCGACTTCGATCTTTTGGTTGATGTTAAAGAAAAACGTCGCGCTCGTTTGACTGAGTATGCAGCTGAGAAAGCAACTGCTACTTATCATGAAGGCTCTGTATGGACTTACGCTGGTAACTACGATATCGCTCTTCCATGTGCGACTCAAAACGAAATCAATGGTGAAGCAGCTAAACGTTTGGTTGCCCAAGGCGTTATCTGTGTCTCTGAAGGTGCCAACATGCCAAGCGACCTTGATGCCATCAAAGTTTACAAAGAAAATGGTATCTTCTACGGACCTGCCAAAGCTGCCAACGCTGGTGGTGTAGCCGTTTCAGCTCTTGAAATGAGCCAAAATAGCCTTCGCCTCTCATGGACTCGTGAAGAAGTTGATGGACGTCTCAAAGACATCATGACAAACATCTTCAACACAGCTAAAACAACTTCAGAAACATACGGTCTTGATAAAGACTACCTTGCAGGAGCTAACATTGCTGCCTTTGAAAATGTAGCAAACGCTATGATTGCCCAAGGTATTGTTTAA
- the rplL gene encoding 50S ribosomal protein L7/L12: protein MALNIENIIAEIKEASILELNDLVKAIEEEFGVTAAAPVAVAAAGAADAGAAKDSFDVELTSAGDKKVGVIKVVREITGLGLKEAKELVDGAPALVKEGVATAEAEEIKAKLEEAGASVTLK from the coding sequence ATGGCATTGAACATTGAAAACATTATTGCTGAAATTAAAGAAGCTTCAATCCTTGAATTGAACGACCTTGTAAAAGCTATCGAAGAAGAATTTGGTGTAACTGCAGCTGCTCCTGTAGCTGTTGCTGCAGCTGGTGCTGCTGACGCTGGTGCTGCTAAAGATTCATTCGACGTTGAATTGACATCTGCAGGCGACAAAAAAGTTGGCGTTATCAAAGTTGTACGTGAAATCACAGGTCTTGGTCTTAAAGAAGCTAAAGAACTTGTAGACGGTGCACCAGCACTTGTTAAAGAAGGCGTTGCAACTGCAGAAGCTGAAGAAATCAAAGCTAAATTGGAAGAAGCTGGAGCTTCAGTTACTCTTAAATAA
- the msrB gene encoding peptide-methionine (R)-S-oxide reductase MsrB: MAEIYLAGGCFWGLEEYFSRISGVLATSVGYANGKVETTNYQLLKETDHAETVQVIYDEKAVSLREILLYYFRVIDPLSVNQQGNDRGRQYRTGIYYQDESDLPAIYTVVQEQERMLGRKIAVEVEKLRHYILAEDYHQDYLKKNPSGYCHIDVTDAEKPLIDVANYEKPSQEVLKESLTEESYRVTQEAATEAPFTNAYDQTFEEGIYVDITTGEPLFFAKDKFASGCGWPSFSRPISKELIHYYKDLSHGMERIEVRSRSGNAHLGHVFTDGPREFGGLRYCINSASLRFVAQDEMEEAGYGYLLPYLNK; the protein is encoded by the coding sequence ATGGCAGAAATTTATCTAGCAGGTGGTTGTTTTTGGGGTTTAGAGGAGTATTTTTCACGCATTTCTGGAGTGCTAGCAACCAGTGTTGGCTACGCTAATGGAAAAGTCGAAACGACCAATTACCAGTTGCTCAAGGAAACAGACCATGCAGAAACGGTTCAAGTGATTTACGATGAGAAAGCAGTGTCACTCAGAGAAATTTTGCTTTATTATTTCCGTGTTATTGATCCATTATCAGTCAATCAACAAGGGAATGACCGTGGTCGCCAATATCGAACTGGGATCTATTATCAGGATGAATCAGACCTACCTGCTATCTATACAGTGGTGCAGGAGCAGGAGCGCATGCTTGGGCGAAAGATTGCAGTGGAAGTGGAGAAACTACGCCATTACATTCTGGCTGAAGACTACCATCAAGACTATCTTAAGAAGAATCCTTCAGGTTACTGTCATATCGATGTGACGGATGCTGAGAAGCCCTTGATTGATGTGGCAAACTATGAAAAGCCTAGCCAAGAGGTGTTAAAGGAAAGCTTAACTGAAGAGTCCTATCGTGTCACCCAAGAAGCTGCTACAGAGGCTCCATTTACCAATGCCTATGACCAAACCTTTGAAGAAGGGATTTATGTAGACATCACGACAGGTGAGCCACTCTTTTTTGCCAAGGATAAGTTTGCCTCAGGTTGTGGTTGGCCAAGTTTTAGCCGTCCAATTTCCAAAGAGTTGATTCACTACTACAAGGACCTGAGTCATGGAATGGAGCGAATCGAGGTTCGTTCTCGGTCAGGAAATGCTCACTTGGGTCATGTTTTCACAGATGGACCGCGTGAGTTTGGTGGCCTCCGTTACTGTATCAATTCTGCTTCCTTGCGCTTTGTGGCCCAGGATGAGATGGAAGAAGCAGGATATGGCTATTTATTACCTTACTTAAACAAATAA